The following are encoded together in the Streptomyces tsukubensis genome:
- a CDS encoding carbohydrate ABC transporter permease, which produces MRAFLIVVAVFWLVPTVGLLLSSLRGPSDIGASGWWKIFTKPSQLTLENYSHLLDDNTITNSLLSTVAITVPATVLVVVIGSLAGYAFAWMDFPGRDWWFLVVVGLLVVPVQVALLPVSELFGAVGIFETTIGVILFHVAFGLPFAIFLLRNFFAEIPRELLEAARLDGAGELRLFTRVVMPLGGPAIASLGIFQFLWVWNDMLVALIFADSKSPPITVALQQQVRQFGNNVDVLAPGAFISMIIPLAVFFAFQKQFVSGVMAGAVK; this is translated from the coding sequence ATGCGGGCCTTCCTCATCGTGGTCGCCGTGTTCTGGCTGGTGCCGACGGTGGGGCTGTTGCTCTCCTCCCTGCGAGGTCCTTCCGACATCGGCGCGAGCGGCTGGTGGAAGATCTTCACGAAGCCGTCGCAGCTGACGCTGGAGAACTATTCGCACCTCCTCGACGACAACACCATCACCAACTCCCTTCTCTCCACCGTGGCGATCACGGTCCCCGCCACGGTGCTGGTGGTCGTCATCGGTTCACTGGCCGGATACGCCTTCGCGTGGATGGATTTCCCCGGCCGCGACTGGTGGTTCCTGGTCGTGGTGGGGCTGTTGGTGGTGCCGGTGCAGGTGGCACTGCTCCCGGTCTCCGAACTCTTCGGCGCGGTGGGGATCTTCGAGACCACGATCGGCGTGATCCTCTTCCATGTCGCCTTCGGACTGCCTTTCGCGATCTTCCTGCTGCGGAACTTCTTCGCCGAGATCCCGAGGGAACTGCTGGAGGCGGCCAGGCTGGACGGCGCGGGTGAGCTGCGGCTCTTCACCCGGGTCGTGATGCCGCTCGGCGGCCCTGCCATCGCCTCGCTGGGCATTTTCCAGTTCCTGTGGGTGTGGAACGACATGCTGGTCGCGCTGATCTTCGCGGACTCGAAGTCCCCGCCGATCACGGTGGCGCTCCAGCAGCAGGTACGCCAGTTCGGCAACAACGTCGACGTACTGGCGCCGGGCGCGTTCATCTCGATGATCATTCCGCTCGCGGTGTTCTTCGCCTTCCAGAAGCAGTTCGTCTCCGGAGTGATGGCGGGGGCGGTCAAGTAG
- a CDS encoding carbohydrate ABC transporter permease → MTDTTTGGAAAVPPGPPTSHPLKSVTRTRKSLAVAFLLPALVLLGALVVYPIGYSLVRSFYDKAGDSFIGFANYGELFTDSNILTAIKNNAIWLVAAPAVATALGLIFAVLTERIRWGTAFKLLIFMPMAISMLASGIIFRLVYEQDPDRGIANAITVGVHDTFSKSSAFPKAHPGPRSPLKPEEGGFITKGTVSVGEPVTLPLVGVAPDTMPDDAKRAASAKTDPGKVTGTAWQDFTIGGGGRPDTVDPKELGYPGIRIEAVKDGKVVASTKAAADGTFALPKSADGAQLRYPAANFRAPYNGVDWLGPNLVTPAIIGSYIWMWAGFAMVLIAAGLAGVPRELLEAARVDGANEWQVFRRVTVPLLAPVLGVVLVTLMINVLKIFDLVFVIAPGSVKDDANVLALELYTSAFTDKDSGVASAIAIFLLLLVIPVMLLNVRRLRREARR, encoded by the coding sequence ATGACCGACACGACCACCGGGGGCGCCGCCGCGGTGCCCCCGGGACCCCCGACGTCCCACCCGCTCAAGAGCGTGACGCGGACCCGCAAGTCGCTGGCGGTGGCTTTCCTGCTGCCCGCGCTGGTACTGCTCGGCGCGCTCGTCGTCTACCCCATCGGGTACTCGCTGGTCCGCAGCTTCTACGACAAGGCGGGCGACAGCTTCATCGGATTCGCCAACTACGGCGAGCTGTTCACCGATTCCAACATCCTCACGGCCATCAAGAACAACGCGATCTGGCTGGTGGCCGCGCCCGCCGTCGCCACCGCGCTCGGGCTGATCTTCGCGGTGCTGACGGAGCGGATCCGCTGGGGCACCGCGTTCAAGCTGCTGATCTTCATGCCGATGGCGATCTCGATGCTCGCCTCCGGCATCATCTTCCGGCTCGTCTACGAACAGGACCCCGACCGGGGCATCGCCAACGCGATCACGGTGGGCGTGCACGACACGTTCAGCAAGTCGTCGGCTTTCCCGAAGGCCCATCCGGGGCCCAGGTCACCGCTGAAACCCGAGGAGGGCGGGTTCATCACCAAGGGAACCGTCTCGGTCGGCGAGCCGGTGACGCTGCCCTTGGTGGGGGTGGCCCCCGACACGATGCCCGACGACGCGAAGCGGGCGGCCTCGGCGAAGACCGACCCCGGCAAGGTCACGGGAACGGCGTGGCAGGACTTCACCATCGGTGGCGGCGGCAGGCCGGACACCGTCGACCCCAAGGAACTCGGATATCCGGGGATCAGGATCGAGGCGGTCAAGGACGGCAAGGTGGTGGCGTCCACCAAGGCGGCGGCCGACGGCACCTTCGCCCTCCCCAAGTCCGCCGACGGGGCTCAACTGCGCTACCCGGCGGCCAACTTCCGCGCCCCGTACAACGGCGTGGACTGGCTGGGCCCGAACCTCGTGACGCCCGCCATCATCGGCTCGTACATCTGGATGTGGGCCGGCTTCGCGATGGTGCTGATCGCGGCGGGGCTCGCCGGGGTCCCACGTGAACTGCTTGAGGCGGCCCGCGTCGACGGCGCCAACGAGTGGCAGGTCTTCCGCAGGGTCACCGTGCCGTTGCTCGCCCCGGTGCTCGGGGTGGTGCTGGTCACGCTGATGATCAACGTACTGAAGATCTTCGACCTGGTCTTCGTCATCGCCCCGGGGTCGGTCAAGGACGACGCGAACGTACTCGCCCTTGAGCTGTACACCTCGGCGTTCACCGACAAGGACTCCGGAGTGGCCAGCGCCATCGCCATCTTCCTGCTCCTGCTGGTGATCCCTGTGATGCTGCTGAACGTCCGAAGGCTCCGCAGGGAGGCACGACGATGA
- a CDS encoding DUF6087 family protein translates to MEWQSHAERLATEITDPVSRWLAPVAGLPRHELVPRWWEENRGVWTLRDGPSAPDAWAEAAYANQSLVTKVGALHADHAKPDDRPEGLPTSSATLPSLVIRMLRLARLGEGLPVLDLGTGAGGLAGYASARIGAGHLRPDEPRVLEEWTGFVYEVVGTTPGLAAAKEWVNEFQIGDQTRMC, encoded by the coding sequence ATGGAATGGCAATCCCACGCCGAACGGCTCGCCACCGAAATCACCGACCCGGTGTCGCGGTGGCTGGCTCCGGTGGCCGGACTTCCCCGGCATGAGCTGGTGCCCCGCTGGTGGGAGGAGAACCGGGGAGTGTGGACACTCAGGGACGGGCCGAGCGCCCCGGACGCGTGGGCGGAAGCCGCCTACGCCAACCAGTCGTTGGTCACCAAGGTCGGGGCGCTCCACGCCGACCACGCCAAGCCCGACGACCGGCCCGAGGGGCTGCCCACGTCGTCTGCTACGTTGCCGAGTCTAGTGATCCGGATGCTGCGCCTCGCCCGGCTCGGGGAGGGGCTTCCCGTACTCGACCTGGGAACCGGAGCAGGCGGGCTCGCCGGATACGCGTCCGCACGTATCGGAGCCGGCCACCTCCGGCCCGACGAGCCGCGCGTCCTGGAGGAGTGGACCGGGTTCGTGTACGAGGTGGTCGGCACCACTCCCGGCCTCGCGGCGGCCAAGGAATGGGTGAACGAATTCCAGATCGGCGACCAGACACGGATGTGTTGA
- a CDS encoding FHA domain-containing protein, with protein sequence MQIRLTVLGPRSGPTVRACDVLVTAPAGTALASVASGLAAAAQGGEGSVALYAGADRLDPHRTLLGEPPLVDGAVLTLQLPGGPGPTLDGSAAQLHVVAGPDAGGVHLLHGGEIRIGRSAEADVTLDDPDVSRAHCAVTLDDDGLITVADLGSTNGTAVDGEEIGTHPVRLAQGTLLRIGESALRLASGRIASDPASTVPDGEGHLRVRLPSVSGAAGTTAGTTAAPGGVTESGVGDFAGAGPGTAGGPGTGYAPVGQGGPGGRSGQTYPGDRLAPGAAGSQDVSGRPGPVDGGPAGRGDDRLPEGPHAYGAAAWGAGGEDGARSSAGMPYDEDGGGRGDRKGPRKRGLSAWARRLAGGRGEEQDFPPQGPGAHAGGPGTHVAGSPGAYAGPHSGPYTDPYTGEIMAPDDDTYAQDVAYDGGDPGAFGAHRIAVAGAPEAWPDLASLLLTALGPGPRLWERGHGHPESFVVRLGSADRTAPDGSGLLPSVPVTVGLREAGALGLAGPRVRLAGLARSVLAQLAALHSPDLLEIVLISSDRARPLPERTAEWAWLGWLPHLRPTHGQDCRLLLAYDREQATARTEELTRRLRSGEAGPRTVLVVDGDPGSASLRESTVHLATEGPSAGIHVVALAETPSASPSSPVAEVYETACAQTPVFRACGAVALLSGDVATALRLMRTVEGRPAGHGTVATADGVSAAWAERFARSLAPLRTDSAPGAPRGRIAAPLPQAARLLDELGLARATPASLMARWAAGSDDPDSPGGRVQAVLGAGPHGPASVDLAGHSGPHLLIDGPPGSGRTELLRSIAASLAAAERPDRLAMVLIDGRDDMGAERGEGLRVCTDLPQVTTHLGANDPVRMREFAQSLAAEVKRRSELLGRLGFAEWHLAQPVKERQTAQRSTRAARAQDAAAAAQEGERASTRGAQAAVHPQTGRVSGRLSGQSGEAATHGRGGQLPARGAEQSQGTEQERGGGAGRAGPEQRLSSTTPATPIRVSPTRVSPNPVSPNPVSPTRVSQIRVSQTASGTTSARRARDPTGTFPHRGGLRGPRPRRGRSRPRAGQGRRISRAARRGTAARPHGRANRGRAAGATATRSPAPMSPHRRARTAATWTHRPAVRCGCARRPRPAPTRAPPFPVWSSWWTTSTRCSRPRWGRRAGRPRVPSYAPWRRWPGRAAGWACI encoded by the coding sequence ATGCAGATCCGGCTGACCGTCCTCGGGCCGCGCAGCGGCCCGACCGTGCGCGCCTGCGACGTGCTGGTGACCGCCCCCGCGGGGACCGCGCTGGCCTCGGTCGCCTCCGGGCTGGCCGCGGCCGCCCAGGGCGGTGAGGGATCCGTCGCGCTGTACGCGGGCGCCGACCGGCTCGACCCCCACCGCACGCTGCTCGGCGAGCCGCCCCTGGTCGACGGCGCGGTCCTGACCCTCCAGCTCCCCGGCGGCCCCGGGCCCACGCTCGACGGCTCGGCCGCCCAGCTCCATGTCGTCGCCGGGCCCGACGCGGGCGGGGTCCATCTCCTGCACGGCGGGGAGATCAGGATCGGCCGCTCCGCCGAGGCGGATGTCACGCTCGACGACCCCGACGTCTCACGGGCGCACTGCGCGGTGACGCTCGACGACGACGGCCTGATCACCGTCGCCGACCTGGGCTCCACCAACGGCACGGCCGTGGACGGCGAGGAGATCGGCACCCACCCGGTCCGCCTCGCCCAGGGCACGCTGCTGCGGATAGGAGAGTCGGCGCTGCGGCTGGCATCCGGCCGGATCGCCTCCGACCCGGCCTCGACGGTGCCCGACGGTGAGGGCCATCTCCGGGTCCGGCTGCCCTCGGTGAGCGGGGCGGCGGGAACCACAGCCGGGACGACGGCCGCGCCGGGCGGAGTCACGGAGTCCGGTGTGGGCGATTTCGCCGGGGCAGGACCCGGCACCGCCGGAGGCCCCGGCACGGGATACGCCCCGGTCGGCCAGGGTGGCCCTGGTGGCCGGAGCGGCCAGACGTACCCGGGTGACCGGCTCGCCCCGGGCGCGGCGGGGAGCCAGGACGTCTCCGGGCGGCCGGGCCCCGTGGACGGCGGCCCGGCGGGGCGGGGCGACGACCGGCTTCCCGAGGGCCCGCACGCGTACGGCGCTGCGGCCTGGGGCGCGGGCGGCGAGGACGGAGCCAGGTCCTCTGCCGGGATGCCGTACGACGAGGACGGCGGCGGACGCGGTGACCGCAAGGGCCCCCGTAAACGCGGTCTCTCCGCGTGGGCGCGGCGACTCGCGGGCGGCCGGGGCGAGGAGCAGGACTTCCCACCCCAGGGCCCCGGCGCCCACGCCGGAGGCCCCGGCACCCACGTAGCCGGTTCCCCGGGCGCGTACGCCGGTCCGCACTCCGGCCCGTACACCGATCCGTACACCGGGGAGATCATGGCCCCCGACGACGACACGTACGCGCAGGACGTGGCGTACGACGGGGGCGATCCCGGCGCGTTCGGCGCCCACAGGATCGCGGTGGCGGGCGCCCCGGAAGCATGGCCTGATCTCGCCTCCTTGCTCTTGACCGCGCTCGGTCCCGGGCCTCGGCTGTGGGAGCGCGGCCACGGTCACCCCGAGTCGTTCGTGGTGCGGCTGGGCTCGGCCGACAGGACCGCGCCCGACGGCTCGGGGCTGCTGCCCTCGGTGCCGGTGACGGTGGGGCTGCGGGAGGCCGGGGCCCTCGGGCTCGCCGGCCCGCGCGTCCGGCTCGCCGGGCTCGCCAGATCCGTACTCGCGCAGCTCGCCGCTTTGCACTCGCCCGATCTGCTGGAGATCGTGCTGATCAGCAGCGACCGCGCCCGGCCGCTGCCCGAGCGCACCGCGGAGTGGGCCTGGCTCGGCTGGCTCCCGCACCTGCGGCCGACCCACGGCCAGGACTGCCGGCTACTGCTCGCCTACGACAGGGAGCAGGCGACCGCGCGCACCGAGGAGCTGACGCGCCGGTTGCGGAGCGGGGAGGCGGGGCCAAGGACCGTGCTCGTCGTGGACGGCGACCCCGGCTCCGCGTCGCTGCGGGAGAGCACCGTGCACCTGGCGACGGAGGGCCCCTCGGCCGGTATCCACGTGGTGGCGCTCGCCGAGACACCTTCCGCCTCCCCCTCCTCACCGGTCGCGGAGGTCTACGAGACGGCGTGCGCCCAGACGCCCGTCTTCCGCGCGTGCGGCGCGGTCGCGCTGCTCAGCGGCGACGTGGCCACGGCGCTGCGGCTGATGCGTACGGTCGAGGGGCGCCCGGCGGGACACGGCACGGTGGCCACCGCCGACGGCGTCTCCGCCGCGTGGGCCGAGCGTTTCGCGCGGTCGCTCGCGCCGCTGCGGACGGACAGCGCGCCCGGCGCGCCCAGGGGCCGGATAGCGGCGCCGCTGCCGCAGGCGGCGAGACTCCTCGACGAGCTGGGCCTCGCGCGGGCCACCCCCGCCTCCCTGATGGCCCGCTGGGCCGCGGGGAGCGACGACCCCGACTCACCTGGCGGGCGCGTGCAGGCGGTGCTCGGCGCGGGACCGCACGGCCCCGCCTCCGTGGACCTGGCCGGTCACAGCGGCCCCCATCTGCTGATCGACGGGCCGCCCGGCAGCGGCCGCACCGAGCTGCTGCGCTCCATCGCCGCCTCGCTCGCCGCGGCGGAGCGCCCTGACAGGCTCGCCATGGTCCTGATCGACGGCAGGGACGACATGGGCGCCGAGCGCGGCGAGGGGCTGCGGGTCTGTACGGACCTGCCCCAGGTCACCACGCATCTCGGCGCCAACGACCCGGTGCGCATGCGGGAGTTCGCCCAGTCCCTGGCCGCGGAGGTGAAACGGCGCTCGGAGCTGCTCGGCAGACTCGGCTTCGCCGAATGGCACCTCGCCCAACCGGTCAAGGAACGGCAGACCGCCCAGCGCTCGACGCGGGCCGCACGGGCGCAGGACGCGGCGGCGGCCGCACAGGAAGGGGAGCGCGCCTCGACGCGCGGTGCTCAGGCTGCCGTGCACCCGCAGACAGGCCGGGTCTCCGGCCGGCTGTCCGGCCAGAGCGGCGAGGCGGCGACCCACGGCCGCGGCGGACAGCTTCCCGCGCGGGGCGCCGAGCAGAGCCAGGGGACCGAGCAGGAACGGGGCGGTGGCGCGGGGCGGGCAGGGCCAGAACAGAGGCTCAGCAGTACGACCCCCGCCACTCCGATCCGCGTCAGTCCGACCCGCGTCAGTCCGAACCCCGTCAGTCCGAACCCCGTCAGTCCGACCCGCGTCAGTCAGATCCGCGTCAGTCAGACAGCCAGCGGTACGACCTCCGCACGCAGGGCACGAGACCCTACGGGGACGTTCCCGCACAGGGGCGGCCTTCGCGGGCCGCGCCCGCGCAGAGGACGCAGCAGGCCGAGGGCCGGGCAGGGGCGCCGTATCAGCAGGGCCGCGAGGAGGGGCACGGCGGCTCGCCCGCACGGGAGGGCGAACAGAGGGAGAGCCGCGGGGGCTACGGCCACTCGGTCCCCCGCGCCGATGTCCCCGCACAGGCGGGCCCGCACAGCGGCGACCTGGACTCACCGCCCAGCCGTACGATGCGGCTGCGCCCGGCGGCCTCGTCCCGCCCCGACCCGGGCCCCGCCCTTCCCCGTCTGGTCGTCCTGGTGGACGACCTCGACGCGCTGCTCGCGCCCGCGCTGGGGTCGCCGGGCCGGCCGGCCGCGGGTTCCGTCGTACGCGCCCTGGAGGCGGTGGCCAGGGAGGGCGGCAGGCTGGGCGTGCATCTGA
- a CDS encoding serine/threonine-protein kinase, translating into MRPVGSKYLLEEPLGRGATGVVWRARQRETAGAEAAVAGQPGETVAIKVLKEELANDADIVMRFLRERSVLLRLTHPNIVRVRDLVVEGDLLALVMDLVEGPDLHHYLRENGPFSPVGASLLTAQIADALAASHADGVVHRDLKPANVLLKDDGGDGMHPLLTDFGIARLADSPGLTRTHEFVGTPAYIAPESAEGRPQTSAVDIYGAGILLYELLTGRPPFSGGSALEVLHKHLSEEPQRPNSVPEPLWTVIERCLRKNPDERPSAENLARALRTVAEGVGVHASSAQIMAAEGVGALLAPDPAPAAVPETPGAADPTQVLPSGASSYDPNAATNYLPHTSGPGGDADPTSVLPQNGAAGPTSVMPSVPPRPDGPPGQPDGPHPWQNQMRAARDRNEQTQVGYIDPDQDPLRRRPQRRPGPPPPSPQGGPGYGQQQGSQGYGQQQGSQGYGQPRQQYPPQQQYPQQQPQQRYAPPPQQQQRPAPQQQRPAPQRPAPRPPREPREPREPRRRSANPMHIPGLGCLKGCLFTVVILFVAGWIIWEVSPLQGWIGTTQGYWSQLTDWVSGVTDWIGRLG; encoded by the coding sequence GTGCGGCCGGTAGGCAGCAAGTACCTCCTGGAGGAGCCGCTCGGGCGGGGCGCCACGGGCGTCGTCTGGCGGGCCAGGCAGAGGGAGACCGCGGGCGCCGAGGCGGCCGTCGCGGGGCAGCCGGGCGAGACCGTCGCGATCAAGGTCCTCAAGGAGGAGCTGGCCAACGACGCGGACATCGTGATGCGCTTCCTCAGGGAGCGCTCCGTCCTGCTGCGGCTCACCCACCCCAACATCGTCCGGGTCCGTGACCTGGTCGTCGAGGGCGATCTGCTCGCCCTGGTCATGGACCTCGTCGAAGGCCCCGACCTGCACCACTACCTGCGGGAGAACGGCCCCTTCAGTCCCGTCGGCGCCTCCCTGCTCACCGCCCAGATCGCGGACGCCCTCGCGGCGAGCCACGCGGACGGCGTGGTCCACCGCGACCTGAAGCCCGCCAACGTGCTGCTCAAGGACGACGGCGGCGACGGCATGCACCCGCTGCTCACCGACTTCGGCATCGCACGCCTCGCCGACTCGCCGGGACTGACCAGGACCCACGAGTTCGTCGGCACCCCCGCGTACATCGCGCCCGAGTCGGCGGAAGGACGCCCGCAGACCTCCGCCGTCGACATCTACGGCGCGGGCATCCTGCTGTACGAGCTGCTCACCGGCCGTCCGCCGTTCTCCGGCGGCTCGGCGCTCGAAGTGCTCCACAAGCACCTCAGCGAGGAGCCGCAGCGCCCGAACAGCGTGCCGGAGCCGCTGTGGACCGTCATAGAGCGGTGTCTGCGCAAGAACCCGGACGAGCGGCCGAGCGCCGAGAACCTGGCCCGCGCGCTGCGTACCGTCGCCGAGGGGGTCGGCGTGCACGCCTCCTCCGCCCAGATCATGGCGGCCGAGGGGGTCGGCGCGCTCCTCGCCCCCGACCCGGCGCCCGCCGCCGTTCCCGAGACGCCGGGCGCGGCCGACCCGACGCAGGTCCTGCCCTCGGGCGCGTCCTCGTACGACCCCAACGCGGCCACCAACTACCTCCCGCACACCTCGGGCCCCGGCGGAGACGCCGACCCCACCTCGGTCCTGCCGCAGAACGGCGCGGCCGGCCCCACCTCGGTCATGCCGTCCGTGCCGCCCCGCCCCGACGGGCCTCCGGGCCAGCCGGACGGCCCGCACCCGTGGCAGAACCAGATGCGCGCCGCCCGCGACCGCAACGAGCAGACGCAGGTCGGTTACATCGACCCGGACCAGGACCCCCTGCGCCGCCGCCCGCAGCGCAGGCCGGGACCCCCGCCGCCGTCCCCGCAGGGCGGGCCGGGATACGGGCAGCAGCAAGGCAGCCAAGGGTATGGGCAGCAGCAAGGCAGTCAGGGGTACGGGCAGCCGCGGCAGCAGTACCCGCCGCAGCAGCAGTACCCCCAGCAGCAGCCCCAACAGCGGTACGCGCCGCCGCCCCAGCAGCAACAGCGGCCCGCTCCGCAACAGCAGCGCCCCGCGCCCCAGCGTCCCGCGCCGCGCCCGCCCCGCGAGCCGCGCGAACCACGTGAGCCGCGCCGCCGCAGCGCCAACCCCATGCACATCCCCGGCCTCGGCTGCCTGAAGGGCTGCCTGTTCACGGTGGTCATCCTCTTCGTGGCCGGCTGGATCATCTGGGAGGTCAGCCCCCTCCAGGGCTGGATCGGCACGACCCAGGGCTACTGGAGCCAGCTCACCGACTGGGTCTCCGGCGTCACCGACTGGATCGGGCGACTGGGCTGA
- a CDS encoding putative ATP-grasp-modified RiPP, with the protein MATPTTQAPWAMGLVTDRLYVGPPTYAAVVLDGATQTARYTDAAGQTVEMGKHGTSKTTGTASMSGGGDGQGPQPQTQDDHTTDYESD; encoded by the coding sequence ATGGCTACACCGACCACTCAGGCACCGTGGGCGATGGGGCTGGTCACCGACCGGCTGTACGTCGGCCCACCGACGTACGCCGCGGTGGTGCTGGACGGGGCCACGCAGACCGCCCGCTACACCGACGCTGCCGGGCAGACCGTGGAGATGGGCAAGCACGGCACGTCGAAGACGACCGGCACGGCGTCGATGTCCGGGGGCGGGGACGGGCAGGGCCCGCAGCCGCAGACTCAGGACGACCACACCACCGACTACGAGTCGGACTGA
- a CDS encoding SPASM domain-containing protein, whose protein sequence is MCGWGGRAAILPNGDLAGCVLSRDFPAGNVLESRLGDLVRSSAWSELAVRIPPRGGRTACTPDNCDPSKDGEDCAPAESEACDPAYE, encoded by the coding sequence ATGTGTGGTTGGGGAGGACGGGCGGCCATCCTCCCCAACGGTGACCTCGCCGGCTGCGTGCTCTCCCGCGACTTCCCGGCGGGCAACGTCCTGGAAAGCAGGCTCGGTGATCTGGTACGGAGCAGCGCGTGGTCCGAGCTGGCTGTGAGAATCCCGCCACGTGGCGGGCGTACGGCGTGCACACCCGACAACTGCGACCCGTCCAAGGACGGCGAGGACTGCGCCCCCGCCGAGAGCGAAGCGTGTGACCCCGCGTACGAGTGA
- a CDS encoding ABC transporter substrate-binding protein: MRTTLRTRTGRAAVVAVAAGALVLTACSGDDDNSDGDGGKKGSDKGSSASSGVTLPKLNGQTIEVAAVWSGAERKAFISVLDDFEKRTGAKTTYVPAQDPIIGFLESKVAGGAPPDVAMLPQVGAIDQAVANKWAKPMGKAARAELAKNYGKGWQDLGAVDGKQYGVYFKAANKSLVWYNNQVFRNAGAKVPKTWKEFLATAQTIFDSGVTPVSVAGADGWTLTDWFENIYLSQAGPDKYDQLAQHKIKWTDPSVKEALTTLGQLFGNQDYIAGGAKGALQTEFPASVTQTFTGGDQPKGGMVFEADFVGINIGQTKAKIGTDAKVFPFPAVGTASPAVVGGDAAVALQNNKGAQALLTYLASPESARIWAKAGGFISPNKSLAMSDYPNAVQRGIAKALIAAGDNIRYDMSDQAPQAFGGSPGKGEWKALQDFLKNPKDVAGTQRTLEKDAAKAFKS; encoded by the coding sequence ATGCGCACAACTCTTCGTACGCGTACGGGCAGGGCCGCCGTGGTGGCTGTCGCGGCGGGGGCCCTCGTGCTCACCGCGTGCAGCGGGGACGACGACAACAGCGACGGCGACGGCGGCAAGAAGGGTTCGGACAAGGGGAGTTCGGCGTCCTCGGGTGTCACGTTGCCCAAGCTGAACGGGCAGACCATCGAGGTGGCCGCCGTCTGGAGCGGCGCGGAGCGCAAGGCGTTCATCAGTGTGCTCGACGACTTCGAGAAGCGCACGGGCGCCAAGACCACCTATGTACCGGCCCAGGACCCGATCATCGGGTTCCTCGAATCGAAGGTGGCGGGTGGCGCCCCGCCCGACGTGGCGATGCTCCCCCAGGTCGGCGCCATCGACCAGGCCGTGGCCAACAAGTGGGCCAAGCCCATGGGCAAGGCCGCGCGGGCCGAGCTGGCGAAGAACTACGGCAAGGGCTGGCAGGACCTCGGCGCGGTGGACGGCAAGCAGTACGGCGTGTACTTCAAGGCCGCCAACAAGTCCCTGGTCTGGTACAACAACCAGGTCTTCCGGAACGCGGGCGCCAAGGTGCCGAAGACCTGGAAGGAGTTCCTGGCCACGGCCCAGACCATCTTCGACTCCGGTGTCACCCCGGTCTCCGTGGCGGGCGCCGACGGATGGACCCTGACCGACTGGTTCGAGAACATCTACCTCTCCCAGGCGGGGCCGGACAAGTACGACCAGCTCGCCCAGCACAAGATCAAGTGGACCGATCCCTCCGTGAAGGAGGCGCTGACCACGCTCGGCCAGCTCTTCGGCAACCAGGACTACATCGCGGGCGGCGCGAAGGGGGCGCTCCAGACGGAGTTCCCCGCCTCCGTCACCCAGACGTTCACCGGCGGTGACCAGCCCAAGGGGGGCATGGTCTTCGAGGCCGACTTCGTGGGCATCAACATCGGACAGACCAAGGCCAAGATCGGCACGGACGCGAAGGTCTTCCCGTTCCCCGCTGTGGGCACGGCGTCCCCCGCGGTGGTCGGCGGTGACGCGGCGGTAGCGCTCCAGAACAACAAGGGCGCGCAGGCACTGCTGACCTATCTGGCTTCCCCCGAGTCGGCCCGCATCTGGGCGAAGGCGGGCGGCTTCATCTCGCCCAACAAGTCGCTCGCGATGAGCGACTACCCCAACGCCGTGCAGCGCGGCATCGCCAAGGCGCTGATCGCCGCGGGGGACAACATCCGCTACGACATGTCGGACCAGGCCCCGCAGGCGTTCGGCGGCTCCCCCGGCAAGGGCGAGTGGAAGGCGCTCCAGGACTTCCTGAAGAACCCGAAGGATGTCGCGGGGACGCAGCGGACGCTGGAGAAGGACGCGGCCAAGGCGTTCAAGAGCTGA